The window AGATGTGTTTGAGGCAGATCTTCATCGAGAACAAAATTGGCTGTAATCTCAGTTTTGCTGAAATTGTCATTGATATCCTGGATGCGGGCAAAGGCATCTGCTACCTGAGCTGAAGTGATTGGTTTGCCAAGCAGGTCGAGTGTGGCCTGGTCATGGGACTCAAGCCCGATATTGATGTAAACCTGAAAGGGTAATTGCTCAATTTCCCGAAAAAAGTCGTCGGGGGTATTCAGCAACGATGAAACAGAACCAAAGAGATATGCGCTACAGCCATGTAAGAATGAGGCGGAGAGATTCAGTTTCTCTTCAGCGGATTTGAGGGTGTACAATATCAGCTTGGGTCCGGCATTCAAGGCGTCATGCTCGCCCAGGAAAAGGCCGTTGTAATTGATGAGGTCATCCCTGTATATACGCATCAACCCATCTAGTTGATGATCAATTTCTGCTGGAGATTTGGGGGCAAATAGTCGTTTGTTTTTGACTTCACAAAACCTGCACTTGTATAGGCAGCCAGTTGCAACAGTAATAGGGATAACGTTGTAATCAACGTGGCGTGCATCAGGTGGTAATACGGTTGAGCGTCCACCGCAAAGGGTAAACAGGTTATCAGCCGTCTGTTGCAGTCTGTCAGCATTGTTCGCTAACGCTTTTTCAAGAAAGGAAACGATGTCTTCTGGGAGATTGCTT of the Desulfosediminicola ganghwensis genome contains:
- a CDS encoding radical SAM protein is translated as MKPTTTFTSDTVQISLRKMGSAKYVKMSYPVFSGIYAEVETRDLVLHFNLNNEIIRARGKGADWPHPHEWLKRNMGNDWIYYSTGGYTGVYEATGEYYLPNLPYKTNGMLGGAPFQNGCLQELINSWPRCLEEILTRESNLPEDIVSFLEKALANNADRLQQTADNLFTLCGGRSTVLPPDARHVDYNVIPITVATGCLYKCRFCEVKNKRLFAPKSPAEIDHQLDGLMRIYRDDLINYNGLFLGEHDALNAGPKLILYTLKSAEEKLNLSASFLHGCSAYLFGSVSSLLNTPDDFFREIEQLPFQVYINIGLESHDQATLDLLGKPITSAQVADAFARIQDINDNFSKTEITANFVLDEDLPQTHLPAFLELVRESLPRVKPKGCVYLSPLKFGQPSRSKTFGFNRLKVLSRVPTYLYIIQRL